The following proteins are encoded in a genomic region of Reichenbachiella sp.:
- a CDS encoding LytTR family DNA-binding domain-containing protein, giving the protein MKLKVLIADDEPLAREIISSYLKDFEEVETVYEASDGLEAVTQINKLQPDLLFLDIEMPKMNGIAVLDSEHLLHEPAVIFTTAYNQFAIKAFELNAIDYLMKPFDRGRFHASMNKALEKIKLSELKNYQEQWAKINLDYQNALIQNHESEYPSKLVVRDSKKIKHILTDEIRCIEAAGDYIEIIDDQGKFLLYKSISEIEKKLNPKVFRRIHKSYIINCNQIVEIRPHTNSEYHFHLTNEQVVKSGRTYKDQISDLVHGNI; this is encoded by the coding sequence ATGAAATTGAAAGTACTCATAGCAGACGATGAGCCACTGGCTAGAGAAATCATTAGTTCGTATCTCAAGGACTTTGAGGAAGTAGAGACTGTATATGAAGCATCCGATGGCTTAGAGGCAGTAACGCAAATAAACAAACTGCAGCCAGACTTGTTGTTTTTAGATATTGAAATGCCAAAAATGAATGGTATTGCTGTTCTGGATAGTGAACACTTGCTGCACGAACCAGCAGTCATTTTTACCACGGCTTACAATCAGTTTGCGATTAAAGCTTTTGAACTTAATGCTATTGATTACTTGATGAAACCATTTGATAGGGGCAGATTTCATGCATCAATGAATAAGGCATTAGAAAAAATTAAGCTATCGGAACTTAAAAATTATCAAGAACAGTGGGCGAAAATCAATTTAGATTATCAGAATGCCTTGATTCAAAACCACGAATCAGAGTATCCATCCAAACTGGTAGTTAGGGACTCAAAAAAAATAAAGCATATTCTTACCGACGAGATCCGATGTATCGAGGCCGCTGGAGATTACATTGAGATCATTGATGATCAAGGCAAGTTTTTGCTCTACAAGTCAATATCTGAAATAGAAAAAAAGCTTAACCCTAAAGTGTTTAGACGAATTCATAAATCCTACATTATCAATTGTAACCAGATTGTTGAAATCCGTCCTCATACCAATTCGGAATACCATTTTCACCTCACCAATGAGCAAGTCGTGAAGTCCGGTCGAACCTATAAGGATCAAATTTCTGATCTCGTTCACGGAAATATTTAA
- a CDS encoding sensor histidine kinase: protein MWRFTIISAVVWFVVFALTVSESLFYYQLHNEPAPYKRIVINDLFILFWIPLSPVLFKFIRKLYVRKKNWFLYTLQMFGLCLLAIGIILSLESVIHYVSDSNVEEQKSYANIFIQLITFRLHSNLVLGLGFVASCVAYLSYSESQILSRKQADLNQSLMAAQLGVLKAQIKPHFLFNSLHAISGLVLKKENDLAITVIAKLSDLLRESMDLDSKKWITINDEVSYTKRYLEIYMIRFGEDLKCEWEIADETKNLLIPPALLQPIVENALIHGIVPNGNQGTITIHISKEQEKVQITVQDTGLSNVESKSSLKEGLGLSNTRKRLSSLFEKNFHLNFDCKSSKTSITFPALTTEE from the coding sequence ATGTGGCGATTTACGATTATAAGTGCAGTGGTTTGGTTTGTAGTGTTTGCACTGACAGTATCGGAAAGCTTGTTTTATTACCAGCTTCACAATGAACCAGCACCATATAAGCGAATAGTAATTAATGACCTATTCATTCTTTTTTGGATTCCATTATCACCAGTATTATTCAAGTTCATTCGCAAATTGTATGTTCGAAAGAAAAATTGGTTTTTGTACACCTTACAAATGTTTGGATTATGCCTTTTGGCCATTGGTATCATCTTAAGTTTGGAATCAGTGATTCATTACGTGAGTGATTCTAATGTAGAAGAACAAAAGAGCTATGCTAACATATTTATTCAGCTCATTACCTTTAGACTGCATTCTAACCTTGTGTTGGGACTTGGGTTCGTAGCTTCTTGCGTGGCTTATCTGAGTTACTCAGAGTCTCAGATTCTATCTCGTAAACAAGCAGATCTAAATCAAAGTTTAATGGCGGCACAACTTGGGGTATTAAAAGCTCAGATCAAACCTCATTTTTTATTTAATTCACTTCATGCGATTTCTGGATTAGTCTTAAAAAAAGAAAATGACTTAGCTATTACGGTTATAGCCAAACTCAGTGATCTCCTTCGAGAAAGCATGGACTTGGATAGTAAAAAATGGATTACTATCAATGATGAGGTTAGTTATACTAAAAGGTACTTAGAAATTTACATGATTAGGTTTGGGGAAGACTTAAAGTGTGAATGGGAGATAGCGGATGAAACGAAAAATCTACTTATACCACCGGCCTTGTTGCAGCCAATCGTTGAGAACGCACTGATTCACGGAATAGTGCCAAATGGTAACCAAGGAACTATAACTATCCATATCAGCAAGGAACAGGAAAAAGTTCAAATAACTGTACAGGATACGGGGTTATCGAATGTGGAATCAAAGTCAAGTTTGAAAGAAGGTTTGGGACTCTCAAATACTCGGAAGAGACTTTCATCCTTATTCGAGAAGAATTTTCATTTGAATTTTGATTGTAAATCTTCCAAGACAAGCATCACTTTCCCAGCACTAACTACTGAAGAATGA
- a CDS encoding YybH family protein, which yields MIRYLLNPIIVFSLFCSCQSSQDKTERNIEKPDAEILKEVDRAFSQLSFEKGMNYAFETYIAENGAVLRNNSLPIVGKDAVIGGHFSRPDSAFRLTWEPMYADIAHSGDLGYTYGTYLVSSLAGDSLGAGTYVSIWKRQSDQSWKFVFDAGNEGL from the coding sequence ATGATCAGATATCTATTAAATCCAATTATTGTTTTCTCATTGTTTTGCTCTTGTCAATCTAGCCAAGACAAAACTGAGCGAAATATTGAAAAGCCTGACGCTGAAATACTCAAAGAGGTAGACAGAGCGTTTTCACAACTTTCCTTTGAAAAAGGGATGAACTACGCCTTCGAAACTTACATAGCAGAGAATGGTGCGGTTTTAAGAAATAACTCATTGCCTATCGTAGGAAAAGATGCTGTTATTGGTGGTCATTTTAGCAGACCTGATTCTGCCTTTCGTCTTACTTGGGAGCCTATGTATGCTGACATTGCTCATTCTGGAGATTTGGGATATACTTATGGAACTTATCTTGTTTCGTCTCTAGCTGGAGATTCATTAGGAGCAGGAACATATGTGAGTATATGGAAGAGACAGTCAGACCAATCCTGGAAGTTTGTGTTTGATGCGGGGAACGAAGGTTTATAG